A genomic stretch from Helianthus annuus cultivar XRQ/B chromosome 1, HanXRQr2.0-SUNRISE, whole genome shotgun sequence includes:
- the LOC110883639 gene encoding uncharacterized protein LOC110883639 encodes MFFFMRILCSIIQTIIAWRDLEDSNELALSFQEAAGCSHIWNNRCNVQRNLHFSTISDGSQVLEKPKDATKSNKQSGEVNLLKKSRVVFVFWPEALLATYVCAAQTRADVWMLQLVCFLADLSLKKVCETSSPRRHVSSSSNIFQPLLLFSLCHHHLHLRHHLLRRHHLLCHHHLLCHPSLYLSLQQNQPPTPIISLSLQQNHLSLSSTQINSQHVKTHHRIKRERGSGRRERERRERDL; translated from the exons atgtttttttttatgagAATATTATGTTCCATTATTCAGACAATAATTGCATGGAGGGATCTTGAGGATTCAAATGAACTTGCTCTTAGCTTTCAAGAGGCTGCAGGCTGCTCACACATATG GAACAATCGTTGCAATGTGCAGCGAAATCTACATTTTAGTACTATCTCCG ATGGATCCCAAGTTCTTGAGAAACCAAAGGATGCAACAAAGAGCAACAAGCAGAGTGGTGAAGTGAATCTGCTAAAGAAGAGTagggtggtgtttgttttttggccagaagcacttctggccacttatgtctgcgccgcgcagacgCGCGCAGACGTTTGGATgttgcagcttgtttgttttctcgcagacctttcattaaaaaaggtctgcgagacctcttCACCACGCAGACATGTTTCATCCTCTTCCAACATCTTCCAACCTCTTCTCCTCTTCTCCctctgccaccaccacctccacctccgacaccacctcctccgccgccaccacctcctctgccaccaccacctcctctgccacccatctctctatctctctcttcaGCAGAATCAACCTCCGACACccatcatctctctctctcttcagcagaatcatctctctctctcttcaacaCAAATCAACTCCCAACATGTCAAAACCCACCACAGAatcaagagagagagagggagcggcaggagagagagggaaagaagagagagagatctGTGA